In a single window of the Pandoraea pulmonicola genome:
- a CDS encoding NAD-dependent succinate-semialdehyde dehydrogenase, which produces MAKLKDPALLKSDAYIDGDWTKADSHATFAVNDPATDAEIAHVADLGAKETERALVAAETALPDWRSKTGKERARIMRRWYDLIMQAQDDLGAIMTAEQGKPLAEAKGEVAYGASFIEWFAEEAKRVDGDVLASPEGGKRLLVLKQPIGVCASITPWNFPIAMITRKIAPAIAAGCTIVVKPARLTPLSALALAELASRAGLPRGVFNVVTSKNSSDVGNVLTSSPRLRHLSFTGSTPVGAKLMEQCASTIKKVALELGGLAPFLVFDDADVDAAVQGCIASKFRNAGQTCVCANRIYAQDGIYDAFVEKLTAAVGKLRVGNGFEPGVVVGPLIEDAAVQKVERHVEDAIAKGGRVTVGGKVLHGRFFEPTVLADASADMLVAQEETFGPLAPVFRFKDEAEGIRLANATDFGLASYFFARDVGRVWRVAEGIEAGMVGINTGLISNEVAPFGGVKQSGLGREGSKYGIDEYLEMKYLCLAGL; this is translated from the coding sequence CTGGCCAAACTGAAAGATCCCGCACTGCTCAAGTCCGACGCCTACATCGACGGCGACTGGACCAAGGCTGACTCGCACGCCACCTTCGCCGTGAACGACCCCGCCACGGACGCCGAAATCGCCCACGTGGCCGACCTCGGCGCGAAGGAAACCGAGCGCGCGCTGGTGGCGGCCGAAACCGCCCTGCCCGATTGGCGCAGCAAGACCGGCAAGGAGCGCGCGCGCATCATGCGCCGCTGGTACGACCTGATCATGCAGGCGCAGGACGACCTCGGCGCCATCATGACCGCGGAGCAGGGCAAGCCGCTGGCCGAAGCCAAGGGCGAAGTCGCTTACGGCGCCTCGTTCATCGAATGGTTCGCCGAAGAGGCCAAGCGCGTGGACGGCGACGTGCTCGCCTCCCCGGAAGGCGGCAAACGCCTGCTCGTGCTCAAGCAGCCGATCGGCGTGTGCGCGTCGATCACGCCATGGAACTTCCCCATCGCCATGATCACGCGCAAGATCGCCCCGGCCATCGCGGCCGGTTGCACCATCGTGGTCAAGCCGGCCCGCCTCACGCCGCTCTCGGCGCTCGCCCTCGCGGAACTGGCGTCACGCGCCGGGCTGCCCAGAGGCGTCTTCAACGTGGTGACGTCGAAAAACTCGTCCGACGTGGGCAACGTCCTGACGTCCAGCCCGCGCTTGCGCCACCTCTCCTTTACCGGATCGACGCCCGTTGGCGCGAAGCTCATGGAGCAGTGCGCGTCCACCATCAAGAAGGTCGCGCTCGAGCTGGGCGGACTCGCGCCGTTCCTGGTCTTCGACGACGCCGACGTGGACGCCGCCGTGCAAGGCTGCATCGCGTCGAAATTCCGTAACGCGGGCCAGACCTGCGTCTGCGCGAACCGCATCTACGCGCAGGATGGCATCTACGACGCCTTCGTCGAGAAACTCACGGCCGCCGTGGGCAAACTTCGCGTGGGCAACGGTTTCGAGCCGGGTGTGGTGGTGGGTCCCCTGATCGAAGATGCCGCCGTACAGAAGGTGGAGCGCCACGTCGAAGACGCCATCGCCAAGGGCGGCCGCGTCACCGTCGGCGGCAAGGTGCTGCACGGACGCTTCTTCGAGCCGACGGTGCTGGCGGACGCCAGCGCCGACATGCTCGTCGCCCAGGAAGAGACGTTCGGCCCCCTCGCACCGGTCTTTCGCTTCAAGGACGAAGCGGAGGGCATACGCCTCGCCAACGCCACCGACTTCGGCCTCGCCTCGTACTTCTTCGCGCGCGACGTCGGCCGCGTGTGGCGCGTGGCCGAAGGCATCGAGGCAGGCATGGTCGGCATCAATACCGGCCTGATCTCCAACGAGGTCGCGCCGTTCGGAGGCGTCAAACAGTCCGGGCTGGGTCGCGAAGGTTCGAAATACGGCATCGACGAGTACCTCGAAATGAAGTATCTGTGCCTCGCCGGGTTGTAG
- a CDS encoding methionine ABC transporter permease, translating into MWSEMFDLFVSSFWETLIMVGISGIIGAVVGVPLGVLLYLTDRNGVLQNLPTNRIIGIVVNAVRSTPFIILLVAVIPFTRLIVGSSIGTMAAVVPLTIAAAPFVARLVETALREVDRGLIEAAQSMGATTGQIVMKVLLPEALPGIVAGLTITFVSLVGYSAMAGAIGGGGLGDLGIRYGYQRFLPEVMVTVVLILIVFVQLVQTFGDWLVRRLSHK; encoded by the coding sequence ATGTGGAGTGAAATGTTCGATCTGTTCGTCTCGTCGTTCTGGGAGACGCTGATCATGGTCGGGATCTCGGGCATCATCGGCGCTGTCGTGGGCGTGCCGCTCGGCGTGCTGCTGTATCTGACCGATCGCAACGGCGTGCTGCAGAACCTGCCGACCAATCGCATCATCGGCATCGTCGTCAACGCGGTGCGTTCGACGCCGTTCATCATTTTGCTGGTCGCCGTGATTCCGTTCACACGTCTGATCGTGGGCTCTTCCATCGGCACGATGGCTGCCGTGGTACCGCTCACCATCGCGGCGGCGCCGTTCGTGGCGCGTCTGGTGGAGACGGCGTTGCGTGAAGTCGACCGCGGCCTGATCGAGGCGGCGCAATCGATGGGCGCCACGACCGGCCAGATCGTGATGAAGGTGCTGCTGCCCGAGGCACTGCCTGGCATCGTGGCCGGCCTGACCATTACCTTCGTGAGCCTGGTCGGCTATTCGGCCATGGCCGGCGCGATCGGCGGCGGCGGGCTGGGCGACCTGGGCATTCGCTACGGCTATCAGCGCTTCCTGCCTGAAGTCATGGTCACCGTCGTGCTGATCCTGATCGTCTTCGTGCAACTGGTGCAGACGTTCGGCGACTGGCTGGTGCGCCGTCTGAGCCACAAATAA
- a CDS encoding response regulator has protein sequence MPTGKAAALTGSRLPLKVLLIEDSAVIRESLSEALGSTGMLQVTGVAETADDAVRTLKEDSFDAVIVDIQLRRGSGMDVLSYLHDAGMLPNLMAVVLTNYALATYRKRCQQLGVRYFFDKSLEFDRVIEVLDDFASSRQA, from the coding sequence ATGCCAACCGGGAAAGCGGCCGCGCTCACGGGGTCCCGATTGCCCCTGAAAGTGCTGCTGATCGAAGATTCGGCGGTCATTCGCGAGAGTCTGTCCGAAGCCCTCGGGTCTACGGGGATGCTCCAGGTGACAGGCGTGGCGGAGACGGCCGACGACGCGGTCCGCACCCTCAAGGAGGACTCGTTCGACGCCGTGATCGTCGACATTCAGCTGCGGCGTGGCTCGGGCATGGATGTGCTGTCCTATCTGCACGACGCCGGCATGCTGCCCAACCTGATGGCCGTCGTCCTCACGAACTACGCGCTCGCCACCTACCGCAAGCGCTGTCAGCAACTGGGCGTGCGGTACTTCTTCGACAAGTCCCTCGAGTTCGACCGTGTCATCGAAGTTCTCGACGATTTCGCCTCCAGTCGGCAGGCTTGA
- a CDS encoding DUF1328 family protein — protein sequence MLKWALLFALISIVAGLLGFTGIAAGAAGIAKILFVLFLVLFVIFLLLGLTIARKIVD from the coding sequence ATGTTGAAGTGGGCTTTGTTGTTTGCACTGATCTCGATCGTGGCGGGCCTGCTGGGCTTCACCGGGATCGCCGCCGGTGCGGCCGGGATCGCGAAGATCCTGTTCGTGCTGTTCCTGGTGCTGTTCGTGATCTTCCTGCTGCTTGGGCTGACCATCGCCAGGAAGATTGTCGACTAG
- a CDS encoding GGDEF domain-containing protein encodes MNSPPPVAIRLERFAAPAASRDASVAAIGASGAVPIDPVERAMLAELCEGIGLTCVFQPILDFRTSEVAGYEGLVRGPAGTSIHSPMALFAAARRHGLSGPLELACRRAVLCGFVEQDLPERLFLNIGPVTRAQPGGGVIESLGLDETFAMLQSFRLAPERVVLELTEHAPTLDLASTRASLTAYRALGFEVALDDMGEGYASLRLWSELRPDYVKIDRHFVDGIDTDTLKLQFVRSMRQIAETSGTRVIAEGIEHAEELQVVRDLGIFLGQGYFIARPEAQPQRAITANVREVVNERRAYVHQQPSQLGAGNVTLERIASFVAPVSPETRSEDVVARFESDPALEVLPVVERDRPVGLIGRASLIGRFARPFTRELYGRKPCSAVMEPRPLTFDKDARLEDLSRMIAEGASRQIAAGFIVTDQGRYFGVAQGHALMRHITDMQLDAARYANPLTLLPGNVPIDDYMDRMIGERQSFHACYVDLDNFKPFNDVFGYRRGDDLIQLVARVLMAVRNPERDFLGHIGGDDFLILFRSPDWEARCREALTRFGEAVTEYFHPDQIAAGGFEAEDRRGMVIFHPITSLSIGVVAVTPESFPSHVEVSAAAADAKKMAKRALGNSLFIERRRAHR; translated from the coding sequence TTGAATTCTCCCCCGCCTGTCGCCATACGTCTGGAGCGTTTTGCCGCGCCGGCCGCGTCGCGCGATGCATCCGTTGCCGCCATAGGCGCTTCGGGTGCCGTTCCTATCGATCCCGTCGAGCGCGCGATGCTCGCGGAACTCTGCGAAGGCATCGGCCTGACCTGCGTGTTCCAGCCGATTCTCGACTTTCGCACGTCGGAAGTGGCGGGGTACGAGGGACTGGTGCGCGGTCCGGCGGGAACCTCGATCCATTCACCGATGGCGCTCTTCGCGGCCGCGCGCCGTCATGGCCTGTCCGGGCCGCTGGAGCTGGCCTGCCGCCGCGCCGTGCTGTGCGGTTTCGTCGAGCAGGATCTGCCCGAGCGGCTGTTTCTGAACATCGGTCCAGTGACGCGCGCGCAGCCTGGCGGCGGCGTGATCGAGTCGCTCGGTCTGGACGAAACGTTCGCCATGCTCCAGTCGTTTCGCCTGGCGCCGGAGCGCGTGGTGCTCGAACTGACGGAGCATGCGCCGACGCTGGATCTCGCGAGTACACGTGCGTCGCTCACAGCCTATCGCGCGTTGGGCTTCGAGGTGGCGCTCGACGACATGGGGGAGGGGTACGCCAGCCTGCGGCTGTGGTCGGAGCTGCGACCCGATTACGTGAAGATCGATCGGCATTTCGTCGACGGCATCGACACCGACACGCTCAAGCTGCAGTTCGTGCGTTCGATGCGGCAGATCGCGGAGACGAGCGGCACGCGCGTGATCGCGGAAGGCATCGAGCACGCCGAGGAGCTGCAGGTCGTGCGCGATCTCGGCATTTTTCTCGGACAGGGCTATTTCATTGCGCGTCCCGAGGCGCAGCCGCAGCGGGCGATTACCGCGAACGTGCGGGAGGTCGTGAACGAGCGGCGCGCCTACGTGCATCAGCAGCCGAGCCAGCTCGGCGCAGGCAATGTGACGCTCGAGCGCATTGCCTCGTTCGTCGCGCCGGTCTCGCCGGAGACGCGCAGCGAAGACGTGGTGGCGCGCTTCGAGAGCGATCCCGCGCTCGAAGTGCTGCCGGTGGTGGAGCGCGACCGGCCCGTCGGACTGATCGGCCGGGCGTCGTTGATCGGGCGTTTCGCGCGTCCCTTCACGCGCGAACTCTACGGGCGCAAGCCGTGCTCGGCGGTGATGGAGCCGCGTCCGCTCACCTTCGACAAGGATGCCAGGCTGGAGGACCTGAGCCGCATGATCGCGGAAGGCGCGAGCCGCCAGATCGCGGCCGGCTTCATCGTGACCGACCAGGGGCGTTACTTCGGTGTGGCGCAGGGCCACGCGCTCATGCGTCACATCACCGACATGCAGCTCGACGCGGCGCGCTATGCGAATCCGCTCACGCTGCTGCCGGGCAATGTACCGATCGACGACTATATGGACCGCATGATCGGCGAGCGCCAGTCGTTTCACGCGTGCTACGTCGATCTGGACAATTTCAAGCCGTTCAACGACGTGTTCGGCTATCGGCGCGGCGACGACCTGATTCAGTTGGTCGCGCGTGTGCTCATGGCCGTGCGCAATCCCGAGCGCGACTTCCTCGGGCACATCGGCGGCGACGACTTCCTCATCCTGTTCCGCAGTCCCGATTGGGAAGCGCGCTGTCGTGAAGCGCTCACCCGCTTCGGCGAGGCGGTGACGGAGTATTTCCATCCGGATCAGATCGCGGCGGGCGGATTCGAGGCGGAGGATCGCCGCGGCATGGTCATCTTCCATCCGATCACGAGCCTGTCGATCGGTGTGGTGGCGGTCACGCCCGAGAGCTTTCCGTCGCACGTGGAAGTTTCCGCTGCCGCCGCCGACGCCAAGAAGATGGCCAAGCGCGCGCTCGGCAACAGCCTGTTCATCGAGCGCCGTCGCGCGCATCGGTGA
- a CDS encoding ferritin-like domain-containing protein — translation MGNGRSKPAGEDFQIDVRALRERAREHLDDGAVTEDYRADRDAVVHMLNEALATELVCVLRYKRHHFMATGIHAEPVAAEFAEHAAQEQAHADRIAARIVQLGGEPDFSPDGLSARSHAEYVPGQSLRDMIREDLVAERIAIESYREMIHYLGDRDTTTRRMLEEILAVEEEHADDMRDLLDRE, via the coding sequence ATGGGCAATGGTCGCAGCAAGCCAGCGGGCGAGGACTTCCAGATCGACGTTCGTGCGTTGCGCGAACGCGCACGTGAGCACCTCGACGACGGTGCCGTCACGGAGGACTACCGGGCCGATCGCGACGCGGTCGTGCATATGCTCAACGAAGCGCTCGCCACCGAGCTCGTGTGCGTGCTGCGCTACAAGCGCCACCATTTCATGGCCACCGGCATTCATGCCGAGCCGGTCGCCGCGGAATTCGCCGAGCACGCGGCGCAGGAGCAGGCACACGCGGACCGCATCGCGGCGCGGATCGTGCAACTGGGCGGCGAGCCCGATTTCTCGCCCGACGGCCTGTCGGCCCGCAGTCATGCGGAATATGTGCCCGGCCAGAGCCTGCGCGACATGATTCGCGAAGACCTCGTCGCGGAGCGCATCGCGATTGAGAGTTATCGCGAGATGATTCATTATCTGGGCGACCGGGATACCACGACGCGACGCATGCTCGAGGAGATCCTGGCCGTCGAGGAAGAACATGCCGACGATATGCGCGATCTGCTCGACCGGGAGTGA
- a CDS encoding MetQ/NlpA family ABC transporter substrate-binding protein: MQRRSLFKLLAGVGAATVFATQFTAPALAADPVNLKVGVTGGPHAQIFDEVKKVAAKDGLNIKVIEFSDYVQPNAALSSGDLDVNSYQHQPYLDAQVKDRGYKLESIAKTVIFPMGIYSKKIKSLADLKSGDKVSLPNDPTNGGRALLLLQKNGLIKLRADAGLKATPLDVVENPKKLKFVELDAAQLPRSLDDVTVAVINTNFAMEAGLNPKKDSISIEDANGPYANVLVIRTADRNKPWVAKLIKAYHSPEVKAFIEQKFGGSVVTAW, from the coding sequence ATGCAACGTCGTTCGCTTTTCAAGCTGCTCGCCGGTGTCGGCGCCGCAACGGTTTTCGCCACGCAATTCACCGCACCCGCGTTGGCCGCGGACCCCGTGAACCTGAAGGTCGGCGTGACGGGCGGCCCGCACGCCCAGATCTTCGACGAAGTGAAGAAGGTCGCCGCCAAGGACGGCCTGAACATCAAGGTCATCGAGTTCAGCGACTATGTGCAGCCGAACGCCGCGCTCTCGTCGGGCGATCTCGACGTGAACAGCTACCAGCACCAGCCGTACCTCGACGCGCAGGTGAAGGATCGCGGCTACAAGCTCGAGTCGATCGCCAAGACCGTGATCTTCCCGATGGGCATCTACTCGAAGAAGATCAAGTCGCTGGCCGACCTGAAGTCGGGCGACAAGGTGTCGCTGCCGAACGATCCGACCAACGGCGGTCGCGCGCTGCTCCTGCTGCAGAAGAACGGTCTGATCAAGCTGCGCGCCGACGCTGGTCTGAAGGCCACGCCGCTCGACGTCGTCGAGAACCCGAAGAAGCTGAAATTCGTGGAGCTCGACGCCGCCCAACTGCCGCGCTCGCTCGACGACGTGACGGTGGCCGTCATCAACACCAACTTCGCGATGGAAGCCGGCCTGAATCCGAAGAAGGATTCGATCTCGATCGAAGACGCCAACGGCCCGTATGCCAACGTGCTGGTGATCCGCACTGCCGACAGGAACAAGCCCTGGGTGGCCAAGCTGATCAAGGCCTATCACTCGCCGGAAGTGAAGGCGTTCATCGAGCAGAAGTTCGGCGGCTCGGTCGTCACGGCATGGTGA
- a CDS encoding DUF1328 domain-containing protein, whose amino-acid sequence MLHYAVVFFVIALIAAVFGFTGIAAGAAEIAKILFFIFLVIFLVTLLFGVFRR is encoded by the coding sequence ATGCTTCACTATGCCGTCGTATTTTTCGTGATCGCGTTGATCGCCGCGGTTTTCGGTTTTACGGGAATCGCCGCGGGCGCGGCCGAGATCGCGAAGATCCTGTTCTTCATCTTCCTCGTGATCTTTCTGGTCACGCTGCTCTTCGGGGTGTTCCGACGATAG
- a CDS encoding APC family permease, whose product MDNHQPLMRNIGPFALMLTGLGSIIGSGWLFGAWKAAKIAGPAALLAWIIGAVVILAIALTYAELGAMFPESGGMVRYSRYSHGSLVGFIAAWANWIAIVSVIPIEAEASIQYMSTWPYPWARDLFVDGTLTTSGLTLSALLVIVYFMLNYWGVKLFARANTAITLFKFAIPALTIAGLIVAGFHPGNFNLAEHGGFAPNGMSAVLTAVATSGIVFAFNGFQSPVNLAGEARDPGRSIPFAVVGSILLATVIYLLLQVAYIGALSPEQLVGGWHMVSFSSPFAELAIALGLNWLAIVLYFDAFLSPSGTGTTYMATTSRMIYAMERNRTLPAIFGRVHPLYGVPRQAMWFNLAVSFVFMFFFRGWDSLAAVISVATVISYLTGPISVMALRRSAPEMHRPLRLPGLSVIAPFAFVCASLILYWARWPLTGQIIVLVIVALPVYFYYQAKDKWLGFGRDLKASWWLVGYLPAMALCSYIGSKEFGGIGLLPYGWDMVVVAVLSLAFYHWGVQAGWRTPYLSGEREQDAASMEGMPALTH is encoded by the coding sequence ATGGATAACCATCAACCTCTCATGCGCAACATCGGGCCGTTCGCCCTGATGTTGACCGGCCTTGGCTCGATCATCGGCTCCGGCTGGCTGTTCGGCGCCTGGAAAGCGGCCAAGATCGCCGGCCCCGCCGCCCTGCTTGCCTGGATCATAGGCGCGGTCGTGATTCTCGCCATCGCGCTCACCTACGCCGAACTCGGCGCCATGTTTCCGGAGTCGGGCGGCATGGTGCGTTACTCGCGCTACTCGCACGGCAGCCTCGTCGGTTTCATCGCCGCCTGGGCCAACTGGATCGCCATCGTGTCGGTGATCCCGATCGAAGCCGAGGCGTCGATCCAGTACATGAGCACCTGGCCGTACCCATGGGCGCGCGATCTGTTCGTCGACGGCACGCTGACCACGAGCGGACTCACACTCTCCGCCCTGCTGGTGATCGTGTATTTCATGCTGAACTACTGGGGTGTGAAGCTCTTCGCCCGCGCGAACACGGCCATCACGCTCTTCAAGTTCGCGATTCCGGCACTGACCATCGCCGGCCTGATCGTCGCCGGCTTCCATCCGGGCAACTTCAATCTCGCCGAGCACGGCGGTTTCGCACCGAACGGCATGTCGGCCGTACTCACCGCGGTGGCCACGTCGGGCATCGTGTTCGCGTTCAACGGCTTCCAGAGCCCGGTGAATCTGGCCGGCGAAGCGCGCGATCCGGGCCGCAGCATTCCGTTTGCGGTGGTCGGCTCGATCCTGCTCGCCACCGTCATCTACCTGCTGCTGCAAGTGGCCTATATCGGCGCGCTCTCGCCCGAACAACTCGTCGGCGGCTGGCACATGGTGAGCTTCAGCTCGCCGTTCGCCGAACTCGCGATCGCGCTCGGCCTGAACTGGCTGGCCATCGTGCTGTACTTCGACGCGTTCCTGAGCCCGAGCGGCACCGGCACCACCTACATGGCCACCACGAGCCGCATGATCTATGCGATGGAGCGCAACCGCACGCTGCCGGCAATCTTCGGTCGTGTGCATCCGCTCTATGGCGTACCGCGTCAGGCCATGTGGTTCAACCTGGCCGTGTCGTTCGTCTTCATGTTCTTCTTCCGCGGCTGGGATTCGCTGGCCGCCGTGATCTCGGTCGCCACCGTCATTTCGTATCTGACGGGTCCGATCAGCGTGATGGCGCTGCGCCGTTCGGCGCCCGAGATGCATCGTCCGCTGCGCCTGCCGGGCCTGTCGGTGATCGCGCCGTTCGCCTTCGTGTGCGCCTCGCTGATCCTGTACTGGGCGCGCTGGCCGCTCACCGGCCAGATCATCGTGCTGGTGATCGTGGCCCTGCCCGTGTACTTCTACTATCAGGCGAAGGACAAGTGGCTCGGCTTCGGGCGCGACCTGAAGGCGTCGTGGTGGCTGGTCGGCTACCTGCCGGCGATGGCGCTGTGCTCGTACATCGGCAGCAAGGAATTCGGCGGCATCGGTCTGCTGCCGTATGGCTGGGACATGGTCGTGGTCGCCGTGCTCTCGCTCGCGTTCTATCACTGGGGCGTGCAGGCCGGCTGGCGCACGCCGTACCTGTCGGGAGAGCGCGAACAGGACGCCGCCAGCATGGAAGGCATGCCGGCGCTGACGCACTGA
- a CDS encoding response regulator transcription factor translates to MSLTIKILIADDHAIVRTGFKQFIADESDMEVLGEAASGDEVIRAVRDTAFDVVLLDIAMPDKNGIDTLRIIKQLRPEQGVLFLSTYPEAQYAVNLLRAGADGYLMKDAAPEEIIRAIRTVARGHRYVSEVTADLLAQKLDQPIDEPMHEQLSEREFQVFCKLAQGRTPTEIAEELHLSVKTVSTYRARVLEKMHLKTNADLTLYALKNGLIS, encoded by the coding sequence ATGTCACTGACAATAAAAATCCTGATTGCCGACGACCACGCTATCGTTCGCACCGGCTTCAAGCAGTTCATTGCGGACGAATCGGACATGGAAGTGTTGGGCGAAGCGGCGAGCGGCGACGAAGTGATCCGCGCCGTACGCGACACGGCCTTCGATGTCGTGCTGCTCGATATCGCCATGCCTGACAAGAACGGAATCGATACGCTTCGCATCATCAAGCAATTGCGCCCCGAGCAAGGGGTGCTGTTTTTATCGACGTATCCGGAGGCCCAGTACGCGGTGAATCTGCTGCGCGCCGGTGCCGACGGCTACCTGATGAAGGACGCCGCGCCCGAGGAGATCATCCGGGCGATCCGCACGGTGGCGCGCGGCCATCGCTACGTGAGCGAGGTGACCGCCGATCTGCTCGCGCAGAAGCTCGACCAGCCGATCGACGAGCCGATGCACGAGCAGCTCTCGGAGCGTGAATTCCAGGTGTTCTGCAAGCTCGCGCAGGGGCGCACTCCCACGGAGATCGCCGAAGAGCTTCACCTGTCGGTGAAGACCGTCAGCACGTACCGCGCGCGCGTGCTGGAAAAGATGCATTTGAAAACCAATGCCGATCTGACGCTTTATGCGCTCAAGAACGGTCTGATCAGTTGA
- a CDS encoding methionine ABC transporter ATP-binding protein: MIELQNITQRFAGPKGPIDALSNISLSIERGEVFGIIGRSGAGKSTLVRVINLLNRPSDGTVRVDGEDLTAMSTDALRQARRRIGMIFQHFNLLNSRTVYDNVALPLELAGTPAAEIRAKVLPLLELVGLTAQKDRYPSQISGGQKQRVGIARALASEPQVLLSDEATSALDPETTRSILDLLKRINRELGLTVVLITHQMEVIKQVCDRVAVLDAGRVVEQGRVIDVFLRPRHEVTRALIGDVISQELPAGVRERVASRIGNGHDHLYRLAFSGAGVDQPLLSEAIRRYELDFNILHGQIDEIQGQAFGSLAVMAGGTPARVAEAMAFLASQGVVVEELSHVE; the protein is encoded by the coding sequence ATGATCGAACTCCAGAACATTACCCAGCGATTTGCTGGGCCCAAGGGGCCGATCGACGCGCTTTCCAACATCAGCCTGTCGATCGAGCGTGGCGAAGTCTTCGGCATCATCGGCCGAAGCGGCGCCGGCAAGAGCACGCTTGTGCGCGTGATCAACCTCCTCAATCGTCCGAGCGATGGCACGGTGCGTGTCGACGGTGAGGACCTGACCGCGATGTCGACCGACGCGCTGCGCCAGGCGCGCCGCCGCATCGGCATGATCTTCCAGCACTTCAACCTGCTGAACTCGCGCACCGTTTACGACAACGTGGCGCTGCCGCTGGAACTGGCCGGCACGCCTGCCGCGGAGATTCGCGCGAAGGTGTTGCCGCTGCTCGAACTCGTCGGTCTCACGGCCCAGAAGGATCGCTATCCGTCGCAGATCTCCGGCGGCCAGAAGCAGCGTGTGGGCATTGCGCGTGCGCTGGCGAGCGAGCCGCAGGTGCTGCTCTCCGACGAAGCGACGTCCGCGCTCGATCCCGAGACGACCCGCTCGATTCTCGATCTGCTCAAGCGCATCAACCGCGAGCTCGGCTTGACCGTCGTGCTGATCACTCACCAGATGGAAGTGATCAAGCAGGTGTGCGATCGCGTGGCGGTGCTCGACGCCGGCCGCGTGGTCGAGCAGGGGCGTGTGATCGATGTGTTCCTGCGCCCACGTCATGAAGTCACGCGTGCACTCATCGGCGATGTGATCTCGCAGGAGCTGCCCGCCGGCGTGCGCGAGCGCGTGGCGTCGCGCATCGGCAACGGCCACGATCATCTGTATCGCCTGGCGTTCTCGGGCGCGGGCGTGGATCAGCCGCTGCTCTCCGAAGCGATTCGCCGCTACGAGCTCGACTTCAACATCCTGCATGGTCAGATCGACGAGATTCAGGGGCAGGCGTTCGGATCGCTCGCCGTGATGGCGGGCGGCACCCCGGCCCGCGTGGCCGAAGCCATGGCGTTCCTCGCCAGTCAAGGCGTCGTTGTCGAGGAGCTGAGCCATGTGGAGTGA